The following proteins are co-located in the Panthera uncia isolate 11264 chromosome F1, Puncia_PCG_1.0, whole genome shotgun sequence genome:
- the CRP gene encoding C-reactive protein yields MDKLSLCFLVVIGLPGAFLQSDMQKKAFVFPIESDKSFVTLFAQVQEPLKAFTVCLRVYTALTRPYSLFSYATRTQSNEILLFKYKSGVYSVSVGGSDAYFKAPEKSYAPMHFCISWESSSGIVELWVDGRPMVRTSLKKGYTVGAGASIILGQEQDSFAGNFDTNQSLVGDIGEVNMWDFVLSPVEINSVYNGKAFSANVLNWRELSYEAQGEVFVKTQLWT; encoded by the exons ATGGACAAGTTGTCACTGTGTTTCCTGGTCGTCATCGGCCTCCCTGGAGCTTTTCTCCAAAGCG ACATGCAAAAAAAGGCCTTTGTGTTCCCCATAGAGTCCGATAAGTCCTTTGTAACCCTGTTTGCTCAGGTCCAGGAGCCACTGAAGGCTTTCACCGTATGCCTGCGAGTCTATACCGCCTTGACCCGCCCATATAGCCTCTTCTCTTACGCCACCAGGACACAGAGCAATGAGATCCTCCTCTTCAAGTACAAGAGTGGAGTATACAGCGTATCTGTGGGTGGCTCGGACGCCTACTTCAAGGCTCCGGAGAAGTCTTATGCACCAATGCACTTCTGCATCAGCTGGGAGTCCAGCTCAGGGATTGTAGAGCTCTGGGTGGATGGGAGGCCCATGGTGAGGACGAGTCTGAAGAAGGGATACACTGTGGGGGCAGGAGCAAGCATCATCCTGGGGCAGGAGCAGGATTCCTTTGCTGGCAACTTTGATACGAACCAGTCCTTAGTGGGAGACATTGGAGAGGTGAACATGTGGGACTTTGTGCTGTCACCAGTCGAAATAAACTCCGTCTACAATGGTAAGGCCTTCAGCGCTAACGTCCTGAACTGGCGGGAGCTGAGCTACGAAGCACAAGGTGAAGTGTTCGTCAAGACCCAGCTGTGGACCTGA